aaatatgGTAATTTGCTCTTTTAAAGCAAGTGCTATTTAGGATGGACATGTCTGCttcttattttcatttttctggGACTTCTACTGATGGGttctaatttttttgattttttttttttctgttttaggATGCTCCGCCAATGGAGATCAGTCAGACAGATTAGCTAGTCAGTTCGGGAAAATTTACTAAAATCTTATCATTCTCCTACTCTTTGTGGGTCttcagtcttttttttttcttcttccatGTGAGGGCTTCTCTGGACATAATTTGAAAAGAGTTCAAGGTGGAGGTGATGTTTTCAGTCTGGTGTGAAAGCGAGAcaatttcacttgttttaagAAGTGTGTATTGGTGTTTtcagtattttaaatttactgGTAAAGCAAATTGTATCTGATGAATTCTTTATAAGGTATTTTTggcttaatattaatatatatatatatatcaatctTTTCTGTATAAGCTCATTGTTTGGCGATCTATTTTGTATTCCTTGAAAATGGATGCATTATAACAGAAAATATGGTCCCAAGAGTTATAACTTAACTGCataaattcaataaatgttTACCAAGTAGAATTCTGCTTAAACAAGATTATAACTTGTaccattcaatttaaaaatttctctCGAAATAGAAAGAATTTGTTTCCTTTCAAACTCTTGTTTTTGGGTTTTCAGACCCCGTTTGTCTGCTACTTTCTGGTAGAGGAGAGTCCCTTGGTCAGCATGTGGGTTTGTTTCCCCCACCACTGACTGCGGTCTAAATAGTTTTTGTTCTCTATTTTTTGCGTGAATCGGATCTTCCAAAAAGTACCCTATTGAGAACTCGGAAATTTTTCATTGTAGGCGCTGGCTTACAGTGATGTATTCTAGCCTCTGCTGGTGTTGACGCGCTCTACGTAGCTCCCCACATGCTCTAACAACGGCTTCATTTTGCTGTATTCGAGATTCCCTCTTCAAGTCTTTTGAGTGGAATCTACAGATCCATAATTTCTATGAAGCTTGGGTCCTTTATATGTGGTTTCTGCGCTCTAGAAAGACGTCGTCATCAGTTATCGGAGCAATAGATTAGGGTTTATCGATTTGGATTGGGCCTCTATTTGGTCTGAGTATCATGGAGTATATAATAGTTGATGCCCTGCATGGACGTATTTGAGCTTCAAACCTTTCGTTTTCTAATGCAAtttggaagaaaagaaaaaagttgtGATGGTTCGACTCGCCTGATTCCTGAAATGCAGATCTTTAAGCAACTGCTGTCCTCCCATGTGCTGCAATTAAATATGGCCACCGTCTGATTTGAATTTTCAATCAAACTgatcaaatttgaaattaactCAATCAAGTTAATTTTTGAATCCGattaaaatcttaaattaaGAAATCAGTTATTGTTACTAAACTAAAATTAGACTGAAATTATCCGGTTCGAATTGATGGTACAATTCAATtccgatttaattttttatttctcataactcattttaaaaaattatattacttaaaattaaaatataaacaaattaaattatcaaataattaaatttaaatttatttttaatatttacatgtaatgttattttatttttatattatatattttattttatgtcaaTGAatacattttacaatttatatttatttttttatattttatttaaatttttaacttttaatttatattaaaattaaaatcgaataaacatttataatttaaatttaattaaaactacAACTAGAATCAGACAACCAGAATCagtatagtaaaaaattaaaactgtgCCCGCTTTAAAACCAGTTTGAAATCAGATCAAAACCATTACAAAATCAAAATcgtctttaattattttaaatcaaaccaatTTCGACTCAATTTGAAAAACAAATCAAACCGCCAGTTCCGAACCAAAATCAACCTACGGCTGCAATTATCTCGTCGAAGAAAACCGTCAGGTCCTTAATTCACGCACAGTGAATGAGAATTAGATAAGGAACAACACGTAACCTGAACGTACAAAATGGACGGTACAATGGGAACTTATTTCTAATTACGACTCTTACTGCGTTCACCCACCGATCTATACTCTCGCTTGGCAATTCTGCCGAGAACTAAGAGTACATATACCAGAATCTTAATTTCATCAAAcctgaatttttaaaatgtatcaTGAAATGGACTCATCCTGCAAGATAACTCATGCATCTTCTACCAGTTGCAACCAAAGCAGTTTACAAATTTTTATATTGAAGCACCAAGATTCCACAAAAATTCAATGCAAATTGATAcacaaatttatattttacatgAAGCGCAAAGACAATGGGGAAAGTCAAATTAAAGCAGAGACAAACCTAACATTCAGTAATTAGGAGAGAAGCCAAGGGTAAAGGATAAGAGTGGATAATATCACAGGACAATTCTTAAAGGACATGCTACTTATTGCATGCCACCAAAATCCAGACTCGGACTGCCCTGCCATAGCAGCAAGATTAGTCTGCTGTCCAGCTCTGCTCCACAATTTCCCTCACTCTCCGGTTGTACTCCCGCTTGTTTTCACTAAACATCCGAGCTGCTTCTGAATTTGCAGGAGAATTGGGGTTGGGGTCACAGAGCAACGACTGCATAATCACATATAGCCTCAGTCATCATATAGCTTGTGCAGTAAAACAAACAAATTAGAAAAATGCCATGTTGCATTCGGTGGCAAGTAACTTGACATCCCTCCCTtaagaaggaaagaaaattcatttatgacaattaaaaataaattttttaccaGTTGACCATTTAATTCAGGTGAAAACAGCCTTCCAATTTATTTGAATGCAAAAACAAAGTTGGAACATATTATTTTACCTTTCTTACAATCCTTAAAATAGGTTTTCTTCTTGTGGTTATTACTTTGCAAAGATTAAGGTATCTCAGGCACATAAGAATACATTCTTCACTAATTTCACCATTTGGACTTCCTATTGATTTCTAATTACTCTTGGACCAAAACTTAAATGGCAAGAATGATTTTGGAATgaaagaattcaaatgaattcttaCAAAATCATTCATGATTTCATCTttatacataataaaaaaaacttaaaattaaaaaattttgaattcttttattccAAACAAGAATATTGTAAAcaaagaattcaattgaattgaattcttacaAAATTCTTAATTCCAAATGGAGGAAAAAAGGATAAATAGTCCTCtttattcctttttctctttcctAAACAATAGATAGTAATCTTTGAAAATCTGTGAAGGTAGACAATACATACTCACATATGGCTGTGACTTGGGTATGGGAATGATTAATTCATGCACAATGGGAACCGAGTTCTGTCTCATGATGTCAATtacttaattataaaaaaaatgaaaccaCCATCAATTAGTTTAGGGTCGCTATACATTATGGCTACCTATACATTACAAGACCAATCACTTCTCTCAGCACGCATACACTCAGGTGAAGACTTAGTGAAACAAACAGGCATTAGTGTCAAATTGCAAGTCTTTAGTGTCTTATTCATGATAATCCTTATATAAACCAGCAGGAACAAAGCATCTGCCTGTACCTGTATAGATGTAAGAATAGCAGCCACGTCATATATGGGACTCCACTGATTTTGTAAAATATCCAAACAGATACTTCCATCTGCATAAACTGATGATATTCAAACCAACAAGCTCGGTCAGAAATAAAAGCTAGCATAATGATCAATCATGATGTAAACAGTAAAAAGAATGGTCCCACTCTTGACTTACTATTTGGATGGAACATTCGAGAAACAAATCGCACAG
This Manihot esculenta cultivar AM560-2 chromosome 6, M.esculenta_v8, whole genome shotgun sequence DNA region includes the following protein-coding sequences:
- the LOC110618004 gene encoding ubiquitin-conjugating enzyme E2 2 is translated as MSTPARKRLMRDFKRLQNDPPAGISGAPQDNNIMLWNAVIFGPDDTPWDGGTFKLTLQFTEDYPNKPPTVRFVSRMFHPNIYADGSICLDILQNQWSPIYDVAAILTSIQSLLCDPNPNSPANSEAARMFSENKREYNRRVREIVEQSWTAD